The genomic DNA GTTATCAATTAAATAATTTACCAATTTCGTTGTCTTCGCAAAATCGATATTACCGTTTATATCAAACGGTGTTACCATCGCAGTTGCAATTGTCCCAAAATCTATCATGGTCTCACTCCTTATTGTTCCAGTTGCTTTTCTTTTGAAAGCTCAAACGCACTATGTAATGCATTTACAGCCTCCACTAAATCAGTTTCTTTTACAAGAACCCAAATTGTTGTATGACTATCTGCCGATTGCAGAATTTGAATACCTTTTTCTGCTAAAGCTGTAACGATTTTCGCAGTAACCCCTGGGTATCCTGCCATTCCAGCTCCAACGATAGATACTTTCGCACAATGCTCTGTCACAATTGGCTCATATCCAAGGTTCTTTAATAATTTAACTGCATGACTTGATACATTATCACTCACCGTATATGCTACGCCAGTAGGTGAAATGTTAATTAAATCGACACTGATTCCTTCGTTCGCCATTTCTTTAAACACATGTTGCTGCAAATCATATGCCGTTTCTTTTGCAAGCACTTTAATTTGCGTTACGTTTGATACGTGGGCAATACCTGTAACAGGACGTTCTTCTACATCACGACCTCTTGTAGCACCGTCATATGCTGAAATAAGCGTACCTTCACTCTCAGAATACGTAGAACGTACACGAAGCGGTACTTTTGCATGCATCGCAATTTCAACTGCACGTGGATGAACGACTTTCGCACCTTGATAAGCCATGTTACAAATTTCGTTATACGTTACAGTTTGAAGATGACGTGCATCTTTTACAATACGAGGATCCGCAGTCATAACACCTTCTACATCAGTGAATATATCGATGTATTCAGCATGAAGCGCAACACCTAATGCTGAAGCTGAAGTATCGCTACCTCCGCGTCCAAGTGTTGTCGTATCACCTTTTTTCGTTTGCCCTTGGAATCCTGTAACGACGATTACATCTACATTTTCTAACTCTTCATGTATACGATCGCAATTCATTTCAATAATCTTTGCATTCGTAAAGTCATCATTCGTTACAAAACCAGCTTGTGCACCATTTAATGCTGCTGCTTTTATACCGTTCTCATTCAACATATTAGAGAAAACAATTGCAGAGATTAACTCTCCGCACGATAATAATAAATCTTGCTCACGTTTAGAAATAGTAGATTCCTCTTGATTTACAAGACTTAATAACGTATCCGTTGCATATGGTTCACCTTTACGACCCATAGCAGATACGACAGTAACTACTTTATAACCAGCAGCTAATGATTTTTTTATATGATGAAGCGCATGCTTACGTCCATTGTCATCACGTACTGATGTGCCACCAAATTTTTGAACAATTATTTTCATATTTTGCACCTTCTCTTAGCCGTTTACACTAATTGTAATTTTACTAAGCGCTCTGCAATTTGAACAGAATTCCATGCAGCGCCTTTTAATAAGTTATCAGATACGACCCAAAGATGGAATCCTTTATCGTTATTTAAATCTTTACGGATTCTTCCAACGAATACTTCGTTTTTACCTACTGCAGTAGCTGGCATTGGATATAACTGCTCTTCTGGATTATCTTGCAGAACAATACCTTCCGCATTTGCAAGTAAGCTCTTTAATTCTGCTACTGTTACGCCTTCTTTTTCTACTTCGATGTAAACAGACTCAGAGTGTCCTGATACAACTGGTAAACGTACACATGTTGCCGCTACTTCTAATTCAGGCATATGCATAATTTTTTTCGTTTCGTTAATCATTTTCATTTCTTCAAATGTAAATCCATTATCTTGGAACTTATCAATCTGTGGAATCGCATTAAAAGCAATTGGGAAATGCTTCTTATCACCTGATACAGGAAGAACATTTGCCTTAACTTCTTCGCCATTTAAGATTGCTTGTGATTGTTCATGAAGTTCTTCAATAGCTGCCGCACCAGCACCTGATACAGCTTGATATGTGGAAACGATTACTCGTTTTAAACCATATTGCTGACGAACTGGCTCAAGAGCTACTACCATTTGAATTGTAGAACAGTTTGGATTTGCAATAATGCCATTATGTTCTTTTAAGTCATTTTCATTTACTTCAGGTACAACAAGTGGCACGTTTTCTGTCATACGGAATGCACTTGTATTATCAACAACAATCGCACCGCGTTTTGCTGCTTCTGGCGCTAATTGTTTCGATACAGATCCACCAGCACTAAATAGTGCGATATCTACTCCTTCAAAGCTTTCAGGAGTTGCCTCTTGAACTGTAAATTCTTCGCCTTTAAATACAAGTTTCTTACCTGCAGATCGTTTAGATGAAAGTAACGTTAACTTCCCAATCGGAAATTCTCGTTTCTCTAAAGTATTTAACATTTGTTCACCAACTGCGCCGGTTGCTCCAACTACAGCGACATGAAAAGTTTTTTGCTTTTCCATCACTATGCCCCTTTCTAGATACCAATCCTTCTATAACTTAGAATCAGAAGGAGTATACAATACCCCTTCTAATCTTAATAACGTTAATTTTATCATATTCTACAGTAAGAATGATGGTTTCATCAAAAATTGTCCGTTTTTTTTCGTTTTTTAATTCATATATCTGAATTTTTCTACGACCACCGGTTGCAATTGCTTTCCTTGCAGTGCTTCTAATACTGTGTCTTCCAGCAGCTCCATGCGAGCTACCATTGAGTTGGGTTTTT from Bacillus cereus G9842 includes the following:
- the dapG gene encoding aspartate kinase — encoded protein: MKIIVQKFGGTSVRDDNGRKHALHHIKKSLAAGYKVVTVVSAMGRKGEPYATDTLLSLVNQEESTISKREQDLLLSCGELISAIVFSNMLNENGIKAAALNGAQAGFVTNDDFTNAKIIEMNCDRIHEELENVDVIVVTGFQGQTKKGDTTTLGRGGSDTSASALGVALHAEYIDIFTDVEGVMTADPRIVKDARHLQTVTYNEICNMAYQGAKVVHPRAVEIAMHAKVPLRVRSTYSESEGTLISAYDGATRGRDVEERPVTGIAHVSNVTQIKVLAKETAYDLQQHVFKEMANEGISVDLINISPTGVAYTVSDNVSSHAVKLLKNLGYEPIVTEHCAKVSIVGAGMAGYPGVTAKIVTALAEKGIQILQSADSHTTIWVLVKETDLVEAVNALHSAFELSKEKQLEQ
- the asd gene encoding aspartate-semialdehyde dehydrogenase yields the protein MEKQKTFHVAVVGATGAVGEQMLNTLEKREFPIGKLTLLSSKRSAGKKLVFKGEEFTVQEATPESFEGVDIALFSAGGSVSKQLAPEAAKRGAIVVDNTSAFRMTENVPLVVPEVNENDLKEHNGIIANPNCSTIQMVVALEPVRQQYGLKRVIVSTYQAVSGAGAAAIEELHEQSQAILNGEEVKANVLPVSGDKKHFPIAFNAIPQIDKFQDNGFTFEEMKMINETKKIMHMPELEVAATCVRLPVVSGHSESVYIEVEKEGVTVAELKSLLANAEGIVLQDNPEEQLYPMPATAVGKNEVFVGRIRKDLNNDKGFHLWVVSDNLLKGAAWNSVQIAERLVKLQLV